A part of Gemmatimonas groenlandica genomic DNA contains:
- the hslV gene encoding ATP-dependent protease subunit HslV, with translation MPLPIIRATTILAVRRNGRVAIGGDGQVSVGDTIAKSQAVKVRPLKGGRVIAGFAGSVADAITLFEKFEEKLDRFPGNLPKAAVELAKEWRSDRVLRRLEAMLIVTDVDHGFMLSGNGELIEPDDGILAIGSGGAYAQAAARALVRETALSPAEIVKKALTIAGEICIYTNTNITVLEPTA, from the coding sequence ATGCCTCTCCCAATCATTCGAGCTACCACCATCCTGGCGGTGCGTCGCAACGGACGCGTGGCCATCGGCGGCGACGGGCAGGTGTCCGTCGGGGATACCATCGCGAAGTCGCAGGCCGTCAAGGTTCGACCGCTCAAGGGCGGCCGTGTGATCGCTGGCTTCGCCGGCTCCGTCGCCGACGCGATCACGCTGTTCGAGAAGTTCGAAGAGAAGCTCGATCGCTTCCCCGGCAACTTGCCCAAGGCCGCCGTGGAGCTGGCCAAGGAATGGCGGAGCGATCGCGTGCTGCGACGCCTCGAGGCCATGCTCATCGTGACCGACGTCGATCACGGCTTCATGCTGAGCGGCAACGGGGAGCTCATCGAGCCTGACGACGGTATTCTCGCCATCGGTTCCGGCGGTGCCTACGCGCAAGCGGCCGCGCGCGCGCTGGTGCGCGAAACGGCGCTGTCGCCGGCCGAGATCGTGAAGAAAGCACTGACGATCGCCGGCGAGATCTGCATTTATACGAACACCAACATCACGGTGCTCGAACCCACGGCCTAG
- a CDS encoding DUF494 family protein, translated as MNDRWTPVIDDLRERFAADTDVVEVEAYLSSQGYDRRQIGEILSLLYSDTAPPRGSGGSVMSRNGPLRVQGPHERGRFTAEAWGYLVTLGGSGAVNLNDFEQLVERALVHIDGRINLADIRGIAEDVGFDDGAMDGERSQVH; from the coding sequence ATGAACGATCGGTGGACGCCTGTCATCGATGATTTGCGCGAACGATTCGCGGCCGACACGGATGTTGTGGAGGTTGAGGCGTATCTCTCGTCGCAAGGATATGACCGGCGACAGATTGGTGAGATTCTTTCACTTCTTTATAGCGATACTGCACCACCGCGCGGCTCGGGTGGTTCTGTGATGTCGCGCAACGGGCCGCTCCGCGTTCAGGGGCCGCACGAGCGCGGACGGTTTACCGCCGAAGCCTGGGGCTACCTGGTCACGTTGGGTGGCTCCGGAGCGGTGAATCTCAACGATTTTGAGCAGTTGGTGGAGCGCGCGCTGGTTCATATCGACGGCCGCATCAACCTCGCGGACATCCGTGGAATCGCGGAGGACGTGGGGTTCGATGACGGGGCCATGGACGGCGAGCGCTCCCAGGTACACTGA
- a CDS encoding shikimate kinase gives MTQPAGLQIDGHLVLVGLPGSGKSTVGRAVAKRLSRPFLDFDAEIEKREGISVSRIFAERGEAVFRGLEFALTQELAAAPPMVLAPGGGWVTIPGAMALLRPPGRIIHLHISPKEALRRLTRSRIVRPLLAQADPAMAMQSLWDRRSGLYALADVTVNVEAVDSQRLIDSVVALAHDGTLGIG, from the coding sequence GTGACCCAACCGGCCGGCCTTCAGATCGACGGGCACCTCGTGCTCGTTGGACTGCCGGGATCAGGCAAGTCCACCGTGGGGCGCGCGGTCGCGAAACGACTGTCGCGTCCGTTCCTGGATTTCGACGCCGAAATCGAGAAACGGGAAGGGATTTCGGTGTCGCGTATCTTTGCCGAACGCGGGGAGGCAGTGTTCCGAGGGTTGGAATTTGCGCTCACGCAGGAGCTGGCTGCGGCGCCGCCGATGGTGCTGGCACCGGGGGGCGGCTGGGTGACCATTCCCGGGGCCATGGCACTCCTGCGTCCTCCGGGGCGTATCATTCATTTACATATTTCCCCGAAGGAGGCGCTGCGACGCCTCACCCGGTCCCGGATCGTGCGGCCGCTGCTGGCTCAAGCGGACCCGGCCATGGCCATGCAGTCATTGTGGGACCGGCGATCTGGGCTGTACGCCTTGGCCGACGTGACTGTAAACGTGGAAGCTGTTGATTCACAACGACTTATTGATTCCGTGGTGGCGCTTGCCCACGACGGGACTCTGGGGATAGGTTAG
- a CDS encoding threonine ammonia-lyase: MYPITYDDVVAARTRLRPYLDPSPVRHYPPLDELVGHGIRVLVKHENHLPTGSFKVRNGTSSITALSDEDAARGVIAATTGNHGLGLAWSGAQRGVSVTICVPRGNNPEKSAAIRGLGATLIEVGDRYDETVAACREIAEREGQTLVHSTNHHEVISGAATMTAEFLEQAPDLDAIIIALGGGSQAVGASVVRDVLKPSLEVYAVQSIGASAQHDAWHDGVPRSGAPVRTFAEGIATGSTYELTFPALRQGLEEFVVVSEAAIAQSVRDLWRITHNLAEGSGATGLAGLHLLAPRLAGRTVGIVMCGGNLDAARAVTVLSGGTPV, encoded by the coding sequence ATGTACCCCATCACCTACGACGACGTAGTGGCCGCCCGCACCCGGCTGCGCCCGTATCTGGACCCGTCCCCGGTCCGGCACTACCCGCCATTGGACGAGCTCGTCGGACACGGCATTCGCGTGCTCGTGAAGCATGAGAATCACCTGCCGACGGGCAGCTTCAAGGTGCGCAACGGCACCTCGTCGATCACCGCGCTGTCCGACGAGGACGCGGCCCGCGGGGTCATCGCGGCCACGACCGGCAACCACGGACTTGGGCTGGCTTGGTCGGGCGCGCAGCGTGGCGTGTCGGTGACCATCTGCGTGCCGCGCGGCAACAACCCCGAAAAGAGCGCGGCCATTCGCGGACTGGGCGCCACGTTGATCGAGGTGGGTGATCGCTACGACGAAACGGTGGCGGCCTGTCGCGAGATCGCGGAGCGCGAAGGGCAGACACTGGTGCACTCGACGAATCACCACGAGGTGATTTCGGGCGCTGCGACGATGACGGCGGAGTTTCTGGAACAGGCACCGGATCTCGACGCCATCATCATCGCGCTGGGCGGTGGCTCGCAAGCGGTGGGCGCGTCGGTGGTGCGCGATGTGCTCAAGCCCAGCCTCGAGGTGTACGCGGTGCAGAGCATCGGCGCGTCGGCGCAGCACGATGCCTGGCACGACGGCGTCCCGCGCTCCGGCGCACCGGTGCGCACATTCGCCGAAGGGATCGCCACGGGCTCGACCTACGAGCTTACGTTCCCCGCGCTGCGCCAAGGACTCGAGGAGTTCGTGGTGGTGAGTGAAGCGGCTATCGCGCAGAGTGTGCGCGACTTGTGGCGGATCACGCACAATCTGGCCGAAGGGTCGGGGGCGACAGGGCTGGCCGGCTTGCACCTGCTGGCGCCGAGGTTGGCCGGGCGCACCGTCGGCATCGTCATGTGCGGAGGCAATCTCGACGCGGCTCGCGCTGTGACTGTTTTGTCTGGTGGCACACCGGTTTGA
- a CDS encoding carbohydrate binding family 9 domain-containing protein, with amino-acid sequence MSFLLSFAGALQLTVASFPAAPALQPPHDSAAAVYHAINGQTEVRMGRPSSAVVTIDGRLDEPVWSTASLLTGFSLYSPTDGRPAPDSTEVRVWYSPTAIYFGVRAYEPHGIVRATLADRDRLTADDNIEIHLDPFQERRRAFVFIVNPLGIQADGTKAEGGGFIPGSNVMPGQNDLSADFLWTSRGHVEDWGYEVEIRIPYTSLRFPTGGVQRWGVQFSRKVQHSGYEETWTPVQRGAASFISQEGWLAGMTGLTRGIDAQINPELTSTISGIPSTDPSNLKDWRYTSKPRVGGNVRVGLGSNFVLNGSIRPDFSQVEADATQVAADPRFALFYPERRPFFVEGADQFNVPNTLVYTRRIVQPDAALKLTGRLGRSNIAMLSALDAAPTTVGATRPLVDIVRITRDFQLQSQSGLVYSERVSGGRANRVFGADVRHVFGGKYYAQAQAVGSLTRAAGEQKRGGLWEAVVDRTGRGWGFHYNVLGVTPEFRTDNGFVARTGFVNVSTANRVSIFGKQGQLFEKLQMFSQVSGLWQYGDFFKAKSLLESKASLGNTVTLRRGWSLGYTPALATYAFDPTVYGSLRVLENNTAVPFAPAPRITTFSQQASVSTPQFRRFAASASVLRSSDVDFNETSRVNRTAYTGSVDWRPNTRLRMNATYASNEFVRRVDDVSTFSTQIPRVKAEYQVSRWVFVRLITQYEANRRETLRDWRTGSLLYTRRADGTLTPTVATRSNLLRADWLFSFRPSPGTVFFAGYGSSLTEPEALGLNRLRRVSDSFFLKASWVNRFMSR; translated from the coding sequence ATGTCTTTCCTGCTCAGTTTTGCGGGCGCGCTGCAGTTGACGGTTGCTTCATTTCCCGCCGCGCCCGCGCTCCAGCCGCCCCACGATTCCGCGGCGGCGGTGTACCACGCCATCAATGGCCAGACGGAAGTCCGCATGGGCCGCCCGAGCTCGGCGGTCGTCACGATCGACGGCCGTCTCGACGAGCCGGTATGGTCCACGGCGTCGTTGCTGACCGGTTTTTCGCTGTATAGCCCAACCGACGGACGTCCAGCACCGGACTCGACCGAAGTGCGGGTGTGGTACTCGCCGACGGCGATCTACTTCGGGGTGCGGGCCTACGAGCCGCACGGCATCGTGCGCGCGACGCTGGCCGACCGCGATCGGCTGACGGCCGACGACAACATCGAGATCCATCTCGATCCGTTTCAGGAGCGTCGTCGCGCGTTCGTATTCATCGTCAATCCGCTCGGCATCCAAGCGGACGGGACGAAGGCCGAAGGTGGGGGATTCATTCCCGGCTCGAACGTGATGCCTGGGCAGAACGACCTCAGCGCCGATTTCCTGTGGACGTCGCGCGGGCACGTGGAGGACTGGGGATACGAAGTCGAAATCCGCATTCCGTACACCAGCCTGCGTTTTCCCACGGGCGGTGTGCAGCGGTGGGGCGTGCAGTTCAGCCGCAAAGTGCAGCACAGCGGGTACGAAGAAACGTGGACGCCGGTGCAGCGCGGGGCGGCCTCGTTCATTTCGCAGGAAGGTTGGTTGGCGGGCATGACCGGTCTCACCCGTGGCATCGATGCCCAGATCAACCCCGAACTCACGAGCACCATCAGCGGTATCCCGTCGACCGATCCTTCAAACTTGAAGGATTGGCGTTACACGAGTAAGCCACGCGTAGGTGGTAACGTGCGCGTCGGACTCGGGAGCAACTTCGTGCTCAACGGCAGTATCCGCCCCGACTTCTCGCAGGTCGAAGCGGATGCGACGCAAGTGGCGGCCGACCCGCGCTTCGCGCTGTTCTATCCGGAACGTCGGCCATTCTTCGTGGAAGGCGCCGACCAATTCAACGTGCCGAACACGCTGGTGTACACGCGTCGCATCGTGCAACCGGATGCGGCCCTGAAGCTCACCGGCCGCTTAGGGCGCTCGAACATTGCGATGCTCTCGGCGCTCGATGCAGCGCCAACCACCGTTGGCGCGACCAGACCGCTGGTGGACATCGTGCGCATCACGCGCGACTTCCAACTGCAGTCACAGAGTGGGTTGGTGTACAGTGAGCGCGTGAGCGGGGGACGTGCCAACCGCGTGTTCGGCGCCGATGTGCGCCACGTGTTCGGTGGCAAGTACTACGCGCAGGCGCAAGCGGTGGGCAGTCTGACGCGCGCGGCCGGCGAACAGAAACGCGGCGGCCTGTGGGAAGCGGTAGTGGATCGCACCGGTCGTGGCTGGGGATTCCACTACAACGTGCTCGGCGTGACGCCGGAGTTCCGCACCGACAACGGTTTCGTGGCCCGCACGGGTTTTGTGAATGTGAGCACTGCCAACCGCGTGTCGATCTTCGGCAAGCAGGGGCAGCTGTTCGAGAAGCTGCAGATGTTCTCGCAGGTGAGCGGGCTGTGGCAGTATGGCGACTTCTTCAAAGCCAAGAGCCTGCTCGAGAGCAAGGCGAGCCTTGGCAACACGGTCACGCTGCGACGCGGATGGTCGCTGGGCTACACGCCGGCGCTGGCGACGTATGCGTTCGACCCGACGGTCTACGGTTCCTTGCGCGTGCTCGAGAACAACACCGCGGTGCCGTTCGCGCCGGCGCCGCGCATCACCACGTTCTCGCAGCAGGCGAGCGTGTCTACGCCGCAGTTCCGTCGCTTCGCGGCGTCGGCCAGTGTGCTGCGCTCGAGCGACGTGGACTTCAACGAGACGTCGCGCGTGAACCGCACGGCCTATACCGGCAGCGTGGACTGGCGACCGAACACACGCCTGCGCATGAACGCGACCTACGCCAGCAACGAGTTCGTGCGGCGCGTGGATGATGTGTCGACGTTCTCGACGCAGATTCCGCGTGTGAAGGCGGAGTATCAGGTGTCGCGGTGGGTGTTCGTTCGCCTGATCACGCAGTACGAAGCGAACCGTCGTGAGACGCTGCGCGATTGGCGCACCGGATCCCTGCTGTACACGCGACGGGCCGACGGCACACTCACGCCAACCGTGGCGACGCGCTCGAATCTGTTGCGCGCCGACTGGCTGTTCTCGTTCCGCCCCAGCCCGGGTACGGTGTTCTTCGCCGGCTACGGCAGCAGTCTCACGGAACCTGAAGCACTCGGGCTCAATCGACTGCGCCGCGTGAGCGACAGCTTCTTCCTGAAGGCCAGCTGGGTGAACCGCTTCATGTCGCGGTAA
- the xerC gene encoding tyrosine recombinase XerC translates to MNDEGAPPELAVPETALPAEIDEFLVHLAKERDLSPNTVSAYRRDLREFSTWLASTHGIDGWRWNELGRTDIRGFMAHCTRRGLAKRSVARQLSAVRSFYRWMHRDERVDVNPARAVKSPRLPRTLPAYLDKRQADTLLEHAATRAQSLEFTDVRNVAMLELFYSSGLRLSELRGIDLGDLDLVAQQVKVRGKGRKERIVPLGDHAQRALRNYLVKRDALLAKLKDSTKKPARGAVFLSERGGRMSPRAIQHAVVQLLSAVDEGAGLSTHSLRHSFATHLVDGGADLRAVQELLGHASISTTQIYTHTSVERLKKVYRQAHPRA, encoded by the coding sequence ATGAACGACGAGGGCGCGCCTCCCGAACTGGCGGTGCCGGAAACGGCCCTCCCCGCCGAGATCGACGAGTTTCTCGTCCATCTCGCCAAGGAACGCGACCTGTCGCCCAACACCGTCTCCGCGTACCGGCGCGACCTGCGCGAATTCTCCACGTGGCTGGCGAGTACGCACGGCATCGATGGCTGGCGGTGGAACGAGCTCGGACGCACCGACATCCGCGGCTTCATGGCGCACTGCACGCGCCGTGGACTCGCCAAACGCTCGGTGGCGCGTCAGCTGTCGGCGGTGCGAAGCTTTTATCGCTGGATGCACCGCGATGAGCGCGTGGATGTGAACCCCGCGCGCGCCGTGAAATCGCCGCGCTTGCCGCGTACACTGCCGGCGTATCTCGACAAACGGCAAGCTGACACGTTACTCGAACACGCGGCGACCCGCGCGCAGAGTCTCGAGTTCACCGACGTCCGCAACGTCGCGATGCTCGAACTGTTCTACTCGAGTGGCCTCCGGCTCTCCGAACTGCGCGGCATCGACCTCGGCGATCTCGATCTCGTCGCACAACAGGTGAAGGTGCGTGGCAAGGGCCGCAAGGAACGCATCGTACCGCTCGGCGATCACGCCCAGCGCGCACTGCGCAACTACCTCGTGAAGCGCGACGCCCTGCTCGCGAAACTCAAGGACAGCACCAAGAAGCCCGCGCGTGGTGCCGTGTTTCTGAGTGAACGCGGCGGGCGCATGAGCCCCCGCGCCATTCAGCACGCCGTCGTACAGCTGCTGTCGGCTGTCGACGAAGGGGCAGGGCTCAGCACGCACTCACTGCGTCATAGTTTCGCCACGCATTTGGTCGACGGCGGTGCGGACTTGCGCGCCGTGCAGGAACTGCTCGGTCACGCCAGCATCAGCACCACGCAGATCTACACGCACACCAGCGTCGAGCGCCTCAAAAAGGTCTATAGGCAGGCGCACCCGCGCGCCTGA
- the trmFO gene encoding methylenetetrahydrofolate--tRNA-(uracil(54)-C(5))-methyltransferase (FADH(2)-oxidizing) TrmFO translates to MASNEVQVIGGGLAGSEAAWQLAERGHSVVVHEMRPVRGTAAHRTEKLGELVCSNTFKSTETTNAHGLLKAEMRQLGSLILDCADQSRVPGGSALTVDREIFSQHVHDRIHAHPRIRVSREEVTSLPDVGIIATGPLTSDALADAIRARLGVESLAFYDAIAPVVSLESIDQNIAFRASRWGKETMDGAGEEGAYLNCAFTRDEYEAFIDALTTADQFTAHEFDSVPYFEGCMPIEEMARRGRESLRFGPMKPIGLQDPRSNSRPHAVMQLRMEDRGGRMWNLVGFQTRLRIPEQARVFRMIPGLAEAEFLRFGSIHRNSYVNAPAALSSHLSLRDAPQLMFAGQITGVEGYTESSATGLLAGINLARQIDGHEPVVPPPATMMGALYRYMREADPKHFQPMNANFGLLDDLEGVAPKLLKDKAKKRELFAERALTAMAAWRDEAGIIPTAIRG, encoded by the coding sequence ATGGCATCCAACGAAGTGCAGGTGATCGGCGGCGGACTCGCCGGAAGCGAAGCCGCGTGGCAGCTCGCCGAGCGCGGACATTCTGTCGTGGTGCATGAAATGCGCCCTGTCCGCGGCACCGCCGCGCACCGTACCGAGAAGCTCGGTGAGCTCGTGTGCTCGAACACGTTCAAGAGCACCGAGACCACCAACGCGCATGGCCTGCTCAAGGCCGAGATGCGGCAGCTCGGTTCACTGATCCTTGACTGCGCCGATCAGTCGCGCGTGCCCGGTGGATCGGCGCTCACGGTCGATCGCGAGATCTTCTCGCAACACGTGCACGACCGTATCCACGCGCATCCGCGCATTCGCGTGTCGCGCGAGGAAGTCACGTCGCTCCCCGACGTCGGCATCATCGCCACCGGCCCGCTCACGTCCGATGCGCTGGCCGATGCCATTCGTGCGCGGCTTGGCGTCGAATCGCTCGCGTTCTACGATGCGATTGCGCCTGTCGTATCGCTCGAGTCGATCGATCAGAACATCGCGTTCCGTGCCTCGCGCTGGGGCAAGGAAACGATGGACGGCGCGGGCGAGGAAGGCGCGTATCTCAACTGCGCCTTCACACGCGACGAGTACGAAGCGTTCATCGATGCGCTGACCACCGCCGACCAGTTCACGGCGCACGAGTTCGACTCGGTGCCGTACTTCGAAGGCTGCATGCCCATCGAAGAGATGGCGCGGCGCGGGCGTGAGTCGCTCCGCTTCGGACCGATGAAGCCGATCGGCTTGCAGGACCCGCGCTCCAACTCGCGTCCGCATGCCGTAATGCAGTTGCGGATGGAAGACCGCGGGGGGCGCATGTGGAATCTGGTCGGCTTTCAGACGCGCCTGCGCATTCCCGAGCAGGCGCGTGTGTTTCGCATGATTCCCGGCCTGGCCGAGGCGGAGTTTTTGCGCTTCGGTTCGATTCACCGCAACTCGTACGTGAACGCGCCTGCGGCGCTGTCGTCGCACTTGTCGCTGCGCGACGCGCCGCAGTTGATGTTCGCCGGCCAGATCACCGGCGTCGAAGGGTACACCGAAAGCAGCGCCACCGGTCTGTTGGCCGGCATCAACCTCGCTCGACAGATCGACGGACACGAGCCCGTTGTGCCGCCGCCCGCCACCATGATGGGCGCGCTGTATCGCTACATGCGCGAGGCCGACCCCAAGCACTTCCAGCCGATGAACGCGAACTTCGGTTTGCTCGACGACCTCGAAGGCGTCGCGCCGAAGCTGTTGAAGGACAAGGCGAAGAAGCGCGAGCTGTTCGCGGAGCGCGCGCTCACGGCGATGGCAGCGTGGCGTGACGAGGCGGGCATCATTCCGACGGCTATCCGCGGGTGA
- the topA gene encoding type I DNA topoisomerase: MPIKKGTTAAASSVAKPAAKKAVKKVAKKAAKKTVKKTTATAAGPVAAPSPVRKSAAKTAAGSTTKAVAKKAASKTAAKKASSTKARSRARIDDSAPDDDEPAPAGGTTLVIVESPAKAKTIGKYLGKGFTVKATVGHVRDLPAKKLGIDIEHGFAPDYVTIEGKEDILTELKRVAKGAREIFIATDPDREGEAIGWHVEQFFTQPPRYAVTAPIRRVMFHEITKDKVKESMANPMDIDNKKVDAQQARRVLDRLVGYKASPVLWKTVKKGLSAGRVQTVALRIIVEREREIRAFTPVEYWSIAADLQKGTQPFTAKLHQIDGSKPEIPTGDEAERILADLKGRTQFTVTEVKRREKRKNPAAPFTTSTLQQEAAKKLGFGSKRTMRLAQDLYEGIDVGGEEGQVGLITYMRTDSSRVSETAAGSARDWLKAEYGDSYLAAGMQLYPSGKANAQDAHEGVRPTDPTRRPDDRLAKKLTADQFKLYELIWKRFMASQMAPAVFDTTTVDFDIPTQGRTYLFRATGSVIKFDGFLTLYREAREEGDGKALEDEQALPYLELNESVPVKAITPTQHFTAPPPRFSEASLVKELERLGIGRPSTYASIISVLAERRYVLLEQRRFFPTPLGETVEKVMVKKFPAIFNVQFTAQMEGELDKIADGELGWVRALTDFWTPFQATLNDNDLDVLIGEAYDLSALATEKCPDCGGKLVAKGGFFGPFVACENHPKACKYTRPIKGEKKPAELTKYMCQECGEPMVVRHGRSGDFLGCSKFPKCRGTRSMPTGVKCPKDGGEIAERRSKKRGKAFYGCENYPNCDFVVWDKPVAETCPECGYVGAEAKSNKTRGAFRKCLKCANEWDVPSPDEAELVAEVA; encoded by the coding sequence ATGCCAATCAAGAAGGGCACGACCGCGGCGGCTTCTAGCGTAGCCAAGCCCGCGGCGAAGAAAGCCGTCAAGAAGGTGGCCAAAAAGGCTGCCAAGAAGACGGTGAAGAAGACCACAGCGACGGCGGCAGGCCCGGTCGCTGCGCCGTCGCCTGTTCGGAAGTCGGCAGCCAAAACGGCGGCCGGATCGACGACGAAAGCGGTCGCAAAGAAGGCCGCCTCGAAGACCGCCGCCAAGAAGGCCTCCAGCACCAAGGCTCGCAGCCGCGCCCGGATCGACGACTCGGCACCCGACGACGACGAACCCGCCCCCGCCGGCGGCACGACGCTGGTCATCGTCGAGTCTCCCGCCAAGGCGAAGACCATCGGCAAGTACCTCGGCAAGGGCTTCACGGTGAAGGCCACCGTGGGTCACGTCCGTGATCTGCCGGCCAAGAAGCTGGGCATCGACATCGAGCATGGATTCGCCCCCGACTACGTCACCATCGAGGGCAAGGAAGACATTCTCACCGAACTCAAACGCGTCGCGAAGGGCGCCCGCGAAATCTTCATCGCCACCGACCCTGACCGCGAAGGTGAGGCGATTGGGTGGCACGTCGAGCAGTTTTTCACGCAGCCTCCCCGGTACGCCGTCACGGCGCCGATCCGCCGCGTGATGTTCCACGAGATCACGAAGGACAAGGTGAAGGAGTCCATGGCGAACCCGATGGACATCGACAACAAGAAAGTCGATGCCCAGCAGGCCCGTCGTGTGCTCGATCGCCTCGTGGGCTACAAGGCCAGCCCAGTGCTCTGGAAGACCGTAAAGAAGGGACTGTCGGCCGGTCGTGTGCAGACCGTCGCGCTGCGCATCATCGTGGAGCGCGAGCGCGAGATCCGTGCGTTCACGCCGGTCGAGTACTGGAGCATCGCGGCCGACCTGCAGAAGGGCACGCAGCCGTTCACCGCGAAGCTGCATCAGATCGACGGCAGCAAGCCCGAGATCCCGACGGGCGATGAGGCCGAGCGCATTCTCGCCGACCTCAAGGGCCGTACGCAGTTCACGGTCACCGAAGTCAAGCGTCGCGAGAAGCGGAAGAATCCCGCCGCGCCGTTCACTACGTCCACGCTGCAGCAGGAAGCCGCCAAGAAGCTGGGCTTCGGCTCCAAGCGCACCATGCGCCTCGCGCAGGATCTGTACGAAGGCATCGACGTGGGTGGCGAAGAGGGCCAGGTCGGTCTCATCACCTACATGCGTACCGACTCGTCGCGCGTCTCCGAGACCGCGGCCGGCTCGGCGCGCGATTGGCTCAAGGCGGAATACGGGGACTCGTACCTCGCGGCCGGCATGCAGCTCTACCCGAGCGGCAAGGCGAACGCGCAGGACGCGCACGAAGGTGTGCGTCCCACCGACCCCACGCGCCGTCCCGATGACCGTCTCGCCAAGAAGCTCACCGCCGACCAGTTCAAGCTCTATGAACTGATCTGGAAGCGCTTCATGGCATCGCAGATGGCTCCGGCCGTTTTCGATACCACGACCGTCGACTTCGATATCCCGACGCAGGGGCGTACGTACCTGTTCCGCGCCACGGGCTCGGTCATCAAGTTCGACGGCTTCCTCACGCTCTATCGCGAAGCGCGCGAAGAGGGTGACGGCAAGGCGCTCGAAGACGAGCAGGCGTTGCCGTACCTCGAGCTCAACGAGTCGGTGCCGGTCAAGGCGATCACACCGACGCAGCACTTCACCGCACCGCCGCCGCGCTTCTCCGAAGCCTCGCTGGTCAAGGAGCTCGAACGGCTCGGTATCGGTCGCCCGTCCACGTACGCGTCGATCATCTCCGTGCTGGCCGAACGACGCTATGTGTTGCTCGAGCAGCGCCGCTTCTTTCCCACCCCGCTGGGCGAAACGGTGGAGAAGGTGATGGTCAAGAAGTTCCCCGCCATCTTCAACGTGCAGTTCACGGCGCAGATGGAAGGAGAACTGGACAAGATCGCCGACGGCGAATTGGGCTGGGTGCGCGCGCTTACCGATTTCTGGACACCGTTCCAAGCCACGCTCAACGACAACGATCTCGACGTCCTTATCGGCGAAGCCTACGATCTGTCGGCGCTCGCCACCGAGAAGTGTCCCGACTGCGGCGGAAAGCTGGTGGCCAAGGGTGGGTTCTTCGGACCGTTCGTGGCCTGTGAGAATCACCCCAAGGCGTGCAAGTACACGCGCCCCATCAAGGGTGAGAAGAAGCCGGCCGAGCTCACGAAGTACATGTGTCAGGAGTGCGGCGAGCCGATGGTGGTGCGTCACGGCCGCTCGGGAGACTTCCTGGGCTGCTCCAAGTTCCCGAAGTGCCGCGGTACGCGCTCCATGCCCACCGGTGTGAAGTGTCCCAAGGACGGCGGGGAAATCGCCGAGCGTCGCAGCAAGAAGCGCGGCAAGGCGTTCTACGGCTGCGAAAATTATCCGAACTGCGATTTCGTCGTGTGGGATAAGCCCGTGGCCGAGACGTGCCCGGAGTGCGGGTACGTGGGGGCCGAGGCCAAGAGCAATAAGACCCGCGGCGCGTTCCGGAAGTGTCTCAAGTGCGCGAACGAATGGGACGTGCCGAGCCCGGACGAAGCCGAATTGGTGGCCGAAGTGGCCTGA